A region of the candidate division KSB1 bacterium genome:
TGTATAGCGGTAGAAGTTCTGGTTCGCCTTTTCGAACTTTTCCCTCTCATAGGGCTCCATGTTAAAAACCTTCACGATCCGGACACCCGAGATGAATTCATGGAGCGCGGTCGTAATGTCTGCCATACTTTCCAGAGCACTGATATTGACTTTCTTGAGTCTTTTCCCGATCAGGGCAACAGGAATCGTAATGATCGGGATGAGGACGAGCGAAAGGAGCGCCAATTTCCAATGAATCCCGAAAACGATGGCTCCAAAAAAGAGAATCTGGATGGGACGGTAAATGAGATCGGTGAGGCCGACCGCCACCGAATCCTGGAGTTTCCCGACATCATGGGTGAGGCGGGAAACGAGGGTTCCTGATTTCTTCTCCGAAAAATAATCGAGGGAAAGGGTCTGGATCCTCTCAAAAAGGGCATTCCGGACATCCCGGACAAGCCTTTGAGAAAGGTCGGTCATGAGATATTCTTTGAGAAAAAGGAAGAAAAAATAGAAGACGCGGTCGTCAGGGCGAAAGTATATGCGGAAGCCGGAGCCGATTGTATTTACCCAATAGGCCCCGGCGATTTGGAAACGGTTCGGATCTTAAGGAGCCGTATCGCTTCTCCAATAAATATTCTTGCCACACCCGCTGCAGAGCCACTTACGGTACTAGAGGAAATCGGCATTAATCGGGTTAGCTTCGGGCCCTTTATCTTCAGGTCGTGCTTAAGAAAGTTTGTAGATATTGTTGATAAGTTACACGATTCAAAAAACTACGATTGCTTCAGTAACAAAATGCTGTCGGGCCCTGAAACGAATGCATTTTTAACTCAAGATTTTGAATAGTTATGACACCCGACATGAGTATCCGATTTTGGCGGTTTTCAACACGGAGGAAAAGTGATATCACTGAGCCATAGTATGAAAACTTACACCAAATCTATTAACCCGTTGTGCGCATTAAAAATAAAGAGATTGCACATAGCGCCATAAAGTCCTATATTTTGTTAAACCCAACAAACATAAGGATTAATGCCATGTACAATCTCGTTTGGAAGTTCAAGAAAATTCTATCAATTGTCAAGAAAAACCTCATTGATGTTCTTGATGAGCACGGAAATTTGACCAAGCCAGGCAATAAGCCAAAGTTTTCCGATGCCGAAGTAATCACGCTAAGTCTGTTATCAGAAGCCCTTATGTTCGACAGTGAGCATTATCTGTTCAAAGTTTTGAACAAGAATTTCAAAGCGGCATTTCCTAATCTGATTGACAGGTCAGGTTATAACAGACGCAGAAAGAATCTCAATCGGTTAACCGAGAGAGTCTGGCGCTCGTTAGTCAAAAAACTCGCCTTCGGCGAGGTTACTTTCGTCATCGACTCCATGCCGATTCAGATCTGTAAGTTCAGCAGAGCGAAGCGGTCTCGTGTTTGCCGGGAGAGGTATGAAACGGCTCCAGACTATGGTTTCTGCGCGGCTCAAAATCAGACCTACTTTGGTTATAAGCTGCACGGACTGGCCTCCTTAAATGGAATAATCACTGATTTTGAGCTTACAAAAGCAAATGTTGCTGATATTCATTATCTCCAGGAAATCAAATATCGATACCCTGGCTGCACAATTCTTGGTGACAAAGCCTATCTGAACAATCCATTGCAAACTGAACTATTCGAAGAACAGCGCATACTTCTAAACACTCCGATGAGAAAAAATCAAAAAAATTACAGAAAACAACCGGCAATATTTAGAAAATCTCGAAAGAGAATTGAAACTATCTTCTCTCAGTTCTGCGGCCAATTTAAAATTCAAACTAACTATGCCAAATGCTTCGATGGATTCGCGACAAGGCTCATGGCAAAAATCGCTGCTTTTACGCTCTTGCAATTCCTAAACATTTTCGAATTCGGTCGGGAACTCAATCATGTTAAACATACGCTTATTTAATGCGCACAACGGGTAAAGAATAATATATATATATAGGGTTTTTTCATTCGGAGGACTATTATTTCATACCCTGGACAGTTATTTCATCGAATGGACAATTATTTCAGGTCAAACATGGTGGAGTCGGGGTTGCTTGCGCAAGAATACAACCTTCATGGTCAATTGACCTATTTGTCAGCCGTATGAGAAATCTGATTTACAAGGTACAAAAATACTCGTCGTCTGACTTGACTCAGGCCTTTTTCAATTTGTTGAATATTGTCCTGGACAACCTGAACCCGCAGAAAGTCTTCATCAACGAGCTGGTCTAAATATTTCCTGATGGTATGATAATTTGCAGGCTGGCCAGTGGCTTCAGTGAACCGTCTTCGCGCTAAGTTGACATCTGCGACAACGAGCTCCTTCATAATACCGCGGAGAATCAACTTCACTTTGATTTTTGGTGGCCTGCCACCAGCTTTTCTTTCGTCCATTTTCATAAGTTACGATCCCGGTGATTCCAGAGAATAGTGAGAGTCTTAATGTTTTTCTGCAAATTCAAAACTGGGTTAATGATCATCACGGTGGACCGAATCACATCAATCAGGCCTAAAGTTTCTAATTTATGAATCTTCCTCCTTAAGGTTCTTGCAGAATAGTTCAATCCCTTTGTCCTCTGAACGAGCGTGCTAAAAGCAAGCGGTTTTGGCTCTGGAAGATAGATGATTTCAAGAATGCGAATTTCAAGATGTCGGAGTTCAAACAACAAATCCTCCCAATCGATATTATTCTGACCAGGATGTTTTGAATTAAGGTTAGCTTCAGTTATTGTCTGATTAGAAAATTTGTTCCTGGCCATATTATTTTTTTGTTTACATAGCTTTTATCTATCACTTTTTCTACTAATGATTTGTTTTATATAAACATTTCGAATGGAACCGTTATTTTTAAATAAGAGTGGTGCCTCGCTTATGTATTAAAATGGGTGTATATGCTGGAAGATGTGGTTTTTTGAGAAAAAGGTAACAGAGGAAGAATTTAGTAAGTTTCAAAAGCAGGTCCAAAAATCTTTTCAAAAAGTAAAAGCAGATAACCGTGATCTTGGGAAGCAACTAACAGTTCTAACAAAAGTCACTATGGCACTAAGTCCA
Encoded here:
- a CDS encoding isocitrate lyase/phosphoenolpyruvate mutase family protein; translation: MRKVGHEIFFEKKEEKIEDAVVRAKVYAEAGADCIYPIGPGDLETVRILRSRIASPINILATPAAEPLTVLEEIGINRVSFGPFIFRSCLRKFVDIVDKLHDSKNYDCFSNKMLSGPETNAFLTQDFE
- a CDS encoding IS982 family transposase — its product is MTKPGNKPKFSDAEVITLSLLSEALMFDSEHYLFKVLNKNFKAAFPNLIDRSGYNRRRKNLNRLTERVWRSLVKKLAFGEVTFVIDSMPIQICKFSRAKRSRVCRERYETAPDYGFCAAQNQTYFGYKLHGLASLNGIITDFELTKANVADIHYLQEIKYRYPGCTILGDKAYLNNPLQTELFEEQRILLNTPMRKNQKNYRKQPAIFRKSRKRIETIFSQFCGQFKIQTNYAKCFDGFATRLMAKIAAFTLLQFLNIFEFGRELNHVKHTLI